The Glycine soja cultivar W05 chromosome 8, ASM419377v2, whole genome shotgun sequence genome has a window encoding:
- the LOC114423975 gene encoding putative glucose-6-phosphate 1-epimerase produces the protein MSREMKYVQQCMGVNGLEKIILREVRGFSAEVYLYGAQVTSWKNDLGEELLFLSSKASFKPPKSIRGGIPICFPQFSNHGSLEHHGFARNKFWTLDPNPPAFPTNSTNKAFTDLILKHSEDDNKSWPHRYEFRLRVALGPAGDLMLTSRIRNTNTDGKPFTFTFAYNTYFYVTDISEVRIEGLETLDYLDNLKNKERFTEQGDAITFESEVDKVYLSTPTKIAIIDHERKRTFVLRKDGLPDAVVWNPWDKKAKTIPDLGDNEYKHMLCVQAACVEKPITLKPGEEWKGRQEISPVPSSYCSGQLDPRKVLFRY, from the exons ATGTCGCGAGAAATGAAGTATGTGCAACAATGTATGGGTGTCAATGGGCTCGAGAAAATCATTCTTAGAGAAGTTCGCGGTTTCTCTGCTGag GTTTATTTATACGGGGCTCAAGTTACATCATGGAAAAATGACCTTGGGGAAGAATTGCTTTTTCTCAGTAGTAAG GCTAGTTTTAAGCCTCCAAAATCCATACGTGGAGGTATTCCAATATGTTTTCCTCAA TTTTCAAATCATGGCTCTCTTGAGCATCATGGATTTGCAAGGAACAAGTTTTGGACCTTAGATCCCAATCCCCCAGCATTTCCAACAAATAGCACAAACAAAGCTTTCACTGATTTGATTCTTAAGCACTCtgaagatgataacaaaagttGGCCTCATAG ATACGAGTTTCGCCTGAGGGTAGCTTTGGGACCTGCAGGAGATCTGATGTTGACATCTCGCATTCGAAACACAAATACGGATGGGAAACCGTTTACCTTCACATTTGCCTATAATACATATTTCTATGTTACTGACATCAG TGAAGTGCGAATTGAAGGATTAGAGACACTAGATTATCTGGACAACTTGAAGAATAAAGAACGATTTACTGAACAAGGGGATGCTATAACATTTGAgtctgaa gTGGATAAAGTATACTTAAGCACCCCCACAAAAATTGCTATCATAGACCATGAAAGGAAGAGAACTTTTGTACTACGAAAAGATGGGCTTCCAGATGCCG TGGTATGGAATCCATGGGACAAAAAAGCAAAAACCATACCGGATTTAGGGGATAATGAATACAAACATATGCTTTGTGTTCAAGCTGCTTGTGTAGAAAAACCAATTACTCTGAAACCGGGTGAAGAGTGGAAAGGAAGGCAAGAAATATCTCCAGTTCCTTCAAGTTATTGTAGTGGTCAACTTGACCCACGGAAAGTGCTTTTTAGATATTAG
- the LOC114422536 gene encoding mitogen-activated protein kinase kinase 5-like, with amino-acid sequence MRPMQLPPPSASGANPAPATTNNNNKEQRPQRRRKDLTLPLPQRDTNLAVPLPLPPSTAPAAAASGGASQLAAQQVIPFSELERLNRIGSGSGGTVYKVVHRTSGRVYALKVIYGHHEESVRRQIHREIQILRDVDDANVVKCHEMYDQNSEIQVLLEFMDGGSLEGKHITQEQQLADLSRQILRGLAYLHRRHIVHRDIKPSNLLINSRKQVKIADFGVGRILNQTMDPCNSSVGTIAYMSPERINTDINDGQYDAYAGDIWSFGVSILEFYMGRFPFAVGRQGDWASLMCAICMSQPPEAPPSASPHFKDFILRCLQRDPSRRWSASRLLEHPFIAPPLPNHNQTPPNLHQLLPPPPRPLPS; translated from the coding sequence ATGAGGCCGATGCAACTGCCACCGCCTTCCGCTTCCGGGGCCAACCCTGCCCCTGccaccaccaacaacaacaacaaggagCAGCGTCCCCAGCGCCGCCGCAAGGACCTCACGCTGCCGCTGCCGCAGCGAGACACCAACTTGGCGGTGCCGCTTCCTCTGCCGCCATCGACGGCGCCTGCTGCGGCGGCGAGCGGCGGAGCGAGCCAGCTGGCGGCGCAGCAGGTGATCCCTTTCTCGGAGCTGGAGAGACTGAACCGCATCGGGAGCGGGAGCGGCGGGACGGTGTACAAGGTGGTCCACCGCACGAGCGGGCGCGTGTACGCGCTGAAGGTGATATACGGTCACCACGAGGAGTCGGTGCGGCGGCAGATCCACCGGGAAATCCAGATCCTCCGTGACGTGGACGATGCGAACGTGGTGAAGTGTCACGAGATGTACGATCAGAACAGCGAAATCCAGGTGCTGCTGGAGTTCATGGACGGAGGTTCTCTGGAGGGGAAACACATCACGCAGGAGCAGCAGCTGGCAGATCTGTCTCGGCAGATTCTTAGGGGGCTGGCGTACCTGCACCGGCGGCACATCGTCCACAGGGACATCAAGCCGTCGAATCTGCTTATAAACTCGCGGAAGCAGGTGAAGATCGCTGACTTCGGGGTGGGTCGGATACTGAATCAGACGATGGATCCGTGCAATTCGTCGGTGGGGACGATCGCCTACATGAGTCCGGAGAGGATCAATACGGACATAAACGACGGGCAATACGACGCGTACGCAGGGGACATATGGAGCTTTGGGGTTAGCATACTGGAGTTCTACATGGGAAGGTTCCCCTTCGCGGTTGGGAGGCAGGGCGATTGGGCCAGTCTCATGTGCGCCATTTGTATGTCTCAGCCTCCCGAGGCTCCTCCTTCTGCTTCCCCTCACTTCAAGGACTTCATCTTGCGCTGTCTTCAGCGCGATCCCTCTCGCCGCTGGTCTGCTTCCAGGTTGCTCGAACACCCCTTCATTGCTCCGCCGCTGCCCAACCACAATCAGACTCCTCCAAACCTCCATCAGCTACTCCCTCCTCCGCCAAGGCCTCTTCCCTCCTAG